AGTAAAACAACCTCTCTTAGCTAAAGAAAATTGAAGGAAatgcataaaaataaataaaaatataaaaaactacCCTTGATGCGTGGTAGTGTCTGGGCTCAGTTTATATATTCTTGGATGGCCGGAATTGTCTCCGGAAAGCACCGAAAGCCACTCCTAAGTATGATTGCTCTAAATGGAAAAAGTGGTGAACAAGGGttatttgaggaattttttaTGGCTATTGGAACATTATCTTGATATTTTTCTAATAGGGATTGAAAGAGGGAAGAATGGGCTTCATGAAGATATTTATTTCATGAATTTTTTGGGGTCTTTAACCCTTCCAAATCGTAGCCTATTTATAGGTAAAAATTTATTCAATGAAATgtctcaaagacccttggggcATTGAAGGCAGGGAACAAGGTGGGGGTTAGCGGTGGTTGCAAGCTTGACTTATGGGCGCACAAGGTGTGGTGGTGCGACTTGTGCGTGCCTAGACCAATGAAAGGTCCTAGGCCGGTGCAGTGCACAATTGGGCATGACCTCATGCATGTGTGGGGGGTTGGTGGGCCAAGTGTGGGCCCCATGGGGTTGGCCTTGGCTCAGCCAGGCTGGGTTGGCCCAATTTCACTCGGGTCAACCCGGGTTGACCagaatttttctattttttttctttttgtttttaaaagattctattttaagGGAATCCATGCATCATGTGCTAGCATTCATGAATTGTTGCATATGCTTGTGTTGTCTAATTATCTTACTgagcttagtgaagctcataTCACAtgtacacctttttttttttaagatgttGATACAGGTTATGCTATGCCGGTGGGCACTGACGATACTGATGATATGTTTGATGGTGGAGATGATTGATGGGTTTCAGAGTCTGATGGATATGGAGCCGATTGTGGATGTGACGATTATGCCTATGGGGCATAGTGATGTGATCAATGATGGATTCCTCATGAACTCTTTACTTTCTCTTTAATTACAACTCGAGATGTATTCGGTGGACTTGTCCCCAATTTACTTTCCGGTCTTCCCTTAAGATGTAATAACTTTGGTATATTTACAATTATATCTGCTTGAGAAACTTGCTTTGTTTATATGGATAACACATACATGGCTAGGTATATATTATCATAAATAGCTTCTGCACTCTAATTTACTCATATATATTCTATTTCCACTACTCAATGTTAGATGTGTTGGGTTAGGGATTGTGAGGGCTGAACTACTACTTCTGTGATCCTGGGTATGTTTGGGGAGCGTGTATGTGCATCCTAAGCACACTACTCTGATCGTGGGaagtggggtgtgacagaaaAACGAGGTTCGAGGGTTGTTTTATTGGAATTGTGCTTTTGAAGTAGCAATGATTATTCTGAATAAGAATCCATCTATATTTGTATCTAAGGAACCTTTTGAATGATAGATTGGACGAAAGCCTATTCTATGATTTCTTAACGTATAAGGACTGCATAGCTCACATTCGATGGTGATTGACAGATGAGATGGAATGTTGATCAAGAAGATGCTATCTGGGATACCCAATAAAcactagggttttaaaatccTATATAACATTTGGTTATGACTTTTCCTTAAGAGACTTGTGTCACATCGTGATGAGACCCTAAGAACATAGAAGAGTTCTATATGTACCAACTTAATTGATGTTTGCGACTCCCAATATTGTGGAACATCCTTCAATGCTTCAATGTAGTAGGAGGATAATTAAAACTCTTACATGTCATACCTTCCATGTGAAGGAGGATGACTATGTAGAAAAATTCTACAAATGTGTCTGATTCATCGATACCAGACGGACTTTTGTTGAGGTTGTATAGTATGTAGATAAAGAAAACGATAGAAGATTAATGCTTTAGAATTGTCTCTTTACACTCTAACAAAGTCTGGATTTTTACTGATCCAATATGAGGCATAAGCCCATTAGATGTAAGTCGATATGTTAAAGGACGAAAGACAATGttagaagaagagggaaattcAAAGCATGATTGTTGACAAAGGTTACACCCTTAAGGTGGGGTGATAAAACATTTTCTCCAATAGTGATGATGAAATCTCTTAGGGGTTATATTGTCGCTAGTTACACACTATGATAGTCACAAATTTGGGAGTATGACAATAAAATTGCTTTTCACAGTTAATATCTTGAGAAGGTATTGACATGATGTAGCCAAaaaatttttgcctttttaagAGTAAAAAAGCAAAGTGTGTAAGCTATTGGGATCTAATTTCGATCTCGTGGTAGTTTCTATTAGCCAAAACATTTGCATATCAAATTGTTTGTTTTGATCAGAATTTGGATTAACCATGTGTGGAATGGGACTGCACagtattttcttgttttgtatGGACATGTTTATAAGAAAAAATTTCAAGATAAAGTAACTGGATTGCTATCAATCTTAAGTAGTTAAGAATTACTGAGGAGTTGATCATCGTGGTGGTGGTGCTTGTCAGATTATATAATAGAAAAATACTTATAAAACTATCAAGTAAAATATAATATCTATATTATTTAGGGATTTTACATTTAGGTGATAGTGATATTTTTGAACGGTTCCAGAAACAAtaatttagttttgatttcactAGAGTAGTTGACTATTGGTCATGAACTAGGATGTTTGGTTGAAAAAATGTTCTTGACTGTCCAAGAAACTATTCCTAAATTTCAGAACTGCCTATTGTCCAGATATATGATAATGAGGAAGTGTTGCAATTGAATAGGGAATTCAAGTTGAATCCTATGGAAAGATTACTCTAGGCAGTTGATGAGTTTAGCTCAAAGGAATAATCTCTCAAATCTCTTAACCAAGTGAAGGATGTAAAAAGGAGAGAGCAAATTCTTATTTTGGGTTCTCGGTTCACTTGGACCAATCGTCAAAAACCTCCTAAGCTTATCAAGGAATGCCTTGATAGGGctttcttctccccttcttggcttctctcctttcctctcacTGCCTTTTCCAAGCTTTCATCTGTTTGCTCTGACCACAATCTCATACTTCTTGATACTACCTTGATACTACCcctaaaagaatttttttttaaaaactctttcACTTTCAATTGGCTTGGACCTACCACCCTGACTTTTCCAATCTCTACAACAATTTTTGGACGCAATCCTCCAAGGATTCCTTCTCTTCTCGTCTCTACTCTTTTGCAAATGTTTTGTGGCATTGGAATAAACATACTTTTGGTCATATTGATGACCTTAAACAACAACTTTTGGACAATTATGCTTCCCTGGAAAACCAGAAATCCCCTTCTCTGGATTCCCTCTCTTTGATTTCTAATAAGTTGCAATGGAATTTTTTATGCTGAGGAGACCTTTTGGCTCCAAAAATCTAGGCACATGTATTTAAATGATGAGGACTGTAATACTAAATTCTACCATTTGGTGGTTAAGAACAACAATCAGAGAAGGAAAATTGaccatatttttttggatgatgGGGTTAAAATTTCTAACCCAAAAGACATCGCTTTGGCTTTTGTTgaacatatggaaaaaaaaaaaagtttcctcCTCCAACCCCCTTTATGCGGATTTTGTGGAATATCTTTTTCCTGGTATAATCTCTCCTAATGATCATGTTTTTTATGTGACCCTCCTTCGTTGGAGGAATTAAAGAAGGCCTTATTTTTTATGGGACCTTTAAAGGCTCTCGGTATTGATGGTTTTCAGGcatgttttttttcaaaaattctaggatttaattaatgCTGATTTGCTCAAACTGATTGTTGATGTTTTCTCTTCCAAAGTCCTTCCTGCTGGTATTAATCAGACTCTTATTTGCCTTATTTCCAAGACCAATACTGCTTCAAAAGTGGGGGTTTTCAGACCTATCAGTCTGTGTAATATGGTCTATAAAATTATTGCTAAGATTGTGGCATACAAACTTAAATTTTTTCTCCCCCAGTTTATTTCTCCTTGCCAAGGAACCTTTGTTGGATAACATTATTATTGCTCAAGAAATTTTTCACTATTCGAATCACAAGAAAGGTAAAACTAGTTTTGTTGCTATAAAATCGATAAGTCCATGGCCTATGATAAATTGGAGTGGTCTTTTATTACATCTATCTTTAAATTTCTAGGCTTTGGAGATAATTGGTGTGATCTCATCAACTCTTTAATCACCTCCCCCACTTTTTCCATTACGTTTGAAGGGAGTCCTTTTGGATTTTTTCATGGTTTTAGGGGCATTAGACAGGGATGTCCACTTAGTCCATATCTTTTTATCACTGGCATGGAGTTTTTGTCTCGGTTGATGACCACTTAACGCTAACTTAATCTTTTTCGTGGTATTAAAGTTGCCAAATGTACCCCTGAGATCTCTCACCTTTTGTTTGTAGATGACATTTTTATCTTTTGCAGGGCCACTTCTAAGGATCTTTTAACCATTAAAGCTATTCTTTATCTCTTTTCAGATCTTTCTAAATAGGAGATCATTTTGCTAAGAGTGGTATACATTTCAGTAAAAATGTCCCTATGGCTGAAAGAATCGCCTCAATTCTATTTTGGGAATCCTTGAAAAGAAGGAGGAGACTAAATACTTGGGGACCAATCTGTGTCATTATAGATCCAAGACTCGGTCTCTAATGCCTCTGATTGATAGATTTAACAATAGATTGGCTGGATGGAAATCTAACCTTCTCTCTTTTGCAGGACTTTCGGTTTTAATTAAAGCGGTTTTGAGTTACTTACGTTCCTATACTATGAGctacttctctttctctctaactGTTTGCAGAACAATGGACTCGATTTGCCTAAATTTTTGGACTGGTGGTTCTATTAATAATAGGAAAACCTCGTTGGTCTCATGGAACAAATTTTGTGCTCCCATTACTAATGGTGGTATTAGCTTCAAAAAAGCCAGAATCCAAAATGATGCCTTGCTCTTAAAATTAGGATGGCGATTCCTTAATGAAGGTACTTCTCTTTGGGCATAGGTTCTCAAGGCCAGATATGAAGGCATCGCAAGTGCGATCGCAACGGAAGCATAAATAGgatcacaatatcgatggaGAAATCATTCAAATAACTGAACGAAgtagggatcgattattacctaagcttCACAAGTGCAAGACTTCcaaccgatgatagccctttcgcGATCGTTCCACacaccacgcaagctttgcgttcccaccaCGGTCAAGCTAACTCCTCCACAATTCCAAGAACACAAGAGCTTGGACcacctctaggatcaaacaccaagagaacaaGGGAGGGAGAGGGCAATttctaggagggagagagagctctgcGATTTTTGGTTCTTGTGTGTCTCTTGTGATTTTGTGATTccacaaataatatatatttgtctcacaaaatccccaaaattgcTAGCTCATatgggtgtgatatattgagttactaaaagtgactcaattatctacccatccAATATTTCTCTaataggaaagatatgcattgctagaggaatcaaatattgggttgaatattcaatattcacccaccaagtttccttttctaacaatctcttCCATCCTACTATAAGATCtaatcttacaagaggatcatgaaaagggATCACGATCAACCGCTATCGCGTAGATGAATGGAActaaaaggaaaggggtaggatcgcaatgggataGCACTTAGTTTCTAAGAAATATGACATCAAAGATGCTAAGCAGATGTAATAACCTAcacccaaggtaagtagttaaaacacgcatcagtcccccacaaaacaatgttgcatggttcaatataaggcatgtgtacgaGACTGTGAATCCTCAATGAACCGTTAcaccgatcgagagattcaattaccaTGATTGGACCAAcagaaaacatttcaaacaaaatgttcaagaaaatagataatgtttcatatatataactaaaaacatttcaaaaacattttgaagatgCTGTCGGATCCGGATTTGGGTCCAATCCagtatagaatactctcctcaacatattcCCAACATATGGGTTGTgggttccatgttgggcatctctttcgaatacagtcAGACACTGAGAATCCAGCGCACCGATATATAATCCAAGaaagacatcaaccgttggtacaccaaaactctcaacaAATGAAGGCGTCGATAAGGACCCCTTAGGTCAAGGGACCAAccgtgaactacttaagagaatctcattttctttatacaCTGACAGcacaccacatgtgaaattctcaatgatccagtccaatgtacacaccatatgtacactcacatttgtgtcttggaaaaGTAGCCTCCCTAAGCACACATaatgtgaccaccatgccgAATGGGATGTCAAGTCCCATCCCtagtggtgaacagttttaggtatgaatacctaaggacaacaactgagctcaacaactgatcatgctaatcaaaaccaaaaatttattaattcaaatagAAGGAGTTTTTGTACATCAGTGCTAGTCACCCATGgactttcccccccccccacccatattcccaacatgtttctcaaaaacactaaAAGACAATGCCTTAGTCATGGGGTCAGATAGGTTATCTGAAGTGccaaccttagctatggctatgTCACCACGCTGAATgatctcacgaatcaagtgatattttcgctccacatgcttattcctctgatgagctcttggttccttcgcttgtgctatagctcccctattgtcacataacagttGTATGGGTCACTCCACTAGCTCAGGGACCACCCCTAggtctgtcaagaatttcttgagccagacaccttccttggctgcttcactagctgccaagtactcagcttctgCTGTGGAATCAGCTGTTGACTtttgtttggcactcctccaaattactgcacccccaccaatcataaaaaccatcccagaggtggactttctgtcatccttgtcagtttggaaatctgaatcCGTATATTCAACTACTAACAACTAATTACAACCAtatacaaggaagtaatctttggtcctccttaagtacttgaggatccccttgataGCTGTCCAGTGCTCCtgtcctggattggattgatatcgactcacaatccctatggcatgacaaatatctggtctggtacacaacatggcatacatcagacttcaTACTAccgaagcataaggaactctcttcatagcctcaatttcctcaggagtttgaggacattgtgacttggataaaccgattccatgtctgagaggcacattacctctcttcgAATCTTGCATATTGAACCTCTCAAgtactttgtcaatgtaggtggattgtgacaatcccaacattctcttcttgcgatctctcacaagcttaattcctaggatgtagctggcttcacccagatctttcattgagaatgttttggataaccacatctttacagatgaaagtaactctacatcattcccaatgagtaatatatcatcaacatataggACTAGGAAACAAACGGCACCCCCATAGATTTTCTTGTACTCACATGgctcatcaatgttttgttcaaactcagaatccttgatagtttgatcaaaatggatgttccaTGATCTAAAAGCTtattttagtccataaatggacctcaacaacctgCATACCTTGTTTTCCTCTCCTGGAGAGACAAAACCCTCTGGctgattcatgtatatgacctcatcaagataaccgttaaggaaagcggtctgtacatccatctgccagatttcatagTCATGGTATGCAGTAATTGACAATAGAATCCTAATGGTTTTAATCATCGCTacaggtgagaaggtttcatcatagtcaacaTCCTCTTTTtgagtgtatcccttcgccaccaatcttgccttgaaacgttccacctttccatccacacctctcatcctcttgtagatccatttacagtctatgggttttaccccaattggcagatcttcaagagtccagacatggttagaatccatggaatctatttcactgtGCATAGCTTCTTGCCATTTCACCgagtcaacatccttaagagcctcagcataagtataaggatctatgtctgaacaatcagacaccatgtggaattcttccaccttttgatcctcttcagtgagaaggttcaaacgagttggtggtctgatagacctcccactcctcctaggctcttgaggTTGTTGCTCAACTGTGGGTACGTCAACTAGAACCTCTATCGGTGCAGAGGGTACTCGGTCATCAGTTATTTCATTAATGAGCACTAGATCTGATCTCGGTGAGATCGTGTCATCCTCAAGAAAAGTCGCgtgcttactaactatgactttctgattaacagggtcatagaagtagtagcctattgtagtcttagggtatcccaagaaataacatctatctgttcgggattccaacttatctgtctattgtttccttacatgtgctatgcaaccccacaccttaagATGTTGAAGACTAGGCTTACGCCGATACCAtaactcaaaaggtgttctgGTCACAGACTTCGTTGGTACCCTGTTCAGTATATAAATGGCAGTTTCCAgtgcgaaaccccaaaaactcaatggcagttttgaataactcaacatggactgaaccatgtccaacaaggtcCGATTCCTCCTTTCTAAAACTCCgttctgttgaggtgttccTAGGGCAATCAACTGGGTTATAATCCCAGGTTCTTTCAAATAGTCCTTGAACTCATTTGATaagtactctcctcctcgatcagatcgAAGGCACTTGATGCAATTACTCAATTGTTTTTCAACCTCCGCTCAAAATttcttgaatttatcaaaggtttcCGACTTGCGGTGCATCAAGTAAATATAACCATAACAAGAGTAATCATAGTGAAGGTCACgaagtattcgtaaccatacctcgcCTGAACGTTGATGGGTCCGCATACATctgagtgtatcaattctaacactgcttcggctcttcttcccttgttagagaagggtttcttggtcatttttcctCGTAGACACGACTCACAGGTTGggtaaggttctaccttcaCTAATTCTAAAGGCCCATCCTTCACCAActtgtttatcctttctactccaatatgacctaacctcaagtgccaaagGTATGTAGAATTATCTTgggttcattttcttttaaatgaattattggagatctcattaACCTCTAGTACCaattttaagagatataatccgtTATCCATTAGGccagaagcaataaaagaattgTTCAACCGAATAGTTAACttattatcaaaaagaaaagtataactATCCAAAACAagcctactaacagaaacaatatTCCTCCGAAAAATGAGGAACATAAAAATAATCTCTCAAAACTAAAGTACTATTATCaaaaactaaagtaaaatctccaacggCCTCAGCACCTGTACCCATTCGCAATCGAATTTCATCCTTACTCAATTTTCTTATCAGCTTGAACCCCTGTAACAAATTGCAAATATGGGCGGTAGACCCTGAGTCCACCAACTatgtgttagtaggttcctctaacaaattagactcataaaggaccaaggtttcagaaataccttcttcctgtttctcctgcttctttttctgagcaaccaggaaagcacgacattccttcttccaatgttcgtccttcttacaatagaaacaagtccccTTGCTCTTGTTCTTCTAAATTCCCTTATCgccaaccttagggttttttcccttgttagccttcttcttcttcttcttgcccttgggctttgaggaagaagacttgtcctctgtagtcaagacctccactttctgcttcttggatgtagcttccacttcttgcaacatgttgcccagcTCAGGGAGTTCCACAGAAAGTTTATTCATATTGTAATTGACAATAAATGATCCATAGATGTCCTGAGGCAATTAGTGGAAGATGACATCtgtcttataattcagcttgaatgaagtcccaaggttctccagatCCAGGAACAAGTTCCTCAATTTCATAACATGGTCAATAACTGGAGTACCTTGAGCCATCTTCGTACCATAAaggagtgtcaccagttgatgatgggcatgtcGTTCTTTcctcccatacatctccttcaactcctccatcatgtccttggtcAAGTACAGATCCTTGACCGAATCAGCGATGGTCTTCTCCAGAGAACTCAATATGAGGAGTTTTGCCTTAGAGTTTTTTTGTCGAAACAACTCATAGACAGGCTTAGAATCAGGGTTCTCCTCATTAGGAAATTCAAGCTCATCTTTGTCCAAGacagacattagaccttctgcagacagacgtaacttgatgttcctcctccaatcAACATAGTTAGGGCCGATCAAAACATGGTCTTTGATAAGGGTGGCATAAttcatttgggttgacatttttaaaatctacatgatgtacaaaaattacTAATTAGCATGatcaacaaccattgaaataataggggtaagaacaatcaatggtcaatcacacccCAAGCTTCCCACTAGCTTATAGGGCATGAATTGGAAACGACCAACCCTCATGCTCAtgacttagcctatcggagttcatcattcgcatcttggttgggtggactattctgtccgTCACTTAGACTTTCAATGTATTTGATCACTTGAGTatcatgcccattcctatcggctgacacacactcaagtcaagtgtttaaccttaattttggagggaactatggtatttgtgggttaatgcctatTATCATAGAACACATACCACTGACCATATTCTTTACCTATTacatgtgagatgagtgcaGACAATTTCATCAATTCACCCAAATATTATCCTATCGACATTTACAAGGGTGGATCAATGACATTTCTACACTCACCAACTAAGAGAGGCCATGAAAATCCCACCAACTAGGGTTTCCCACATCATACTTGtattaaaataaggaaaaacGAAAACGCATATATACCATAaacatacatccaatgtataaaagcacatccatccaatggaaataataaacacataaatgccaatggttatgggatagcatctttaatcaacatgagttcataactaagacaaactcactttgactaaaaatggatgggagcaatcatagcctcatatgtcACTCCCACTCATGGCAATTatagtgtgataatgcatatgcaatAACTATtacaagaaaaatcaaaaaCTGTAATAAATTAGGACACTCCAATTTAGCAAGTCCTtccttcaatcttctctccAACGAATCGACAAGATCCCTGATCCATGATCCACAATCCACGATCTACGATCCATGATCCATAATCCACGATCCTtgatccatgatccatgatccatgatccaCGATCCACGATCCACGAAAGTCTCCAAGTGATTACAATGAATATTTTTAAACTAAGCCAAAAATATTACAATccttttcaaataaataaaattacataacagaaaccagtccaccaaaattggactgcTTGAAGGATAATAaaggaaattacatataaaatcacaaccatgccatgcctagcacacacatacatctaatgcatgtattttttaaatcccataaccatggtcctcattacacttatgatgctcaaaaattaatattccaacaattatgtgaaaattgcccaaaaacacataaaacatcattccatgacaatccaagtcattatgatcatgtgcatccaatgcatccatcatgcaaccattaccatgacatcCTATGTCATAATGGTTATGTACATTacatgaccattaccatgacaatccaatGTCACTATGATCATGTACATCACATAGCCATTACTATGACAACTTTGTCATAATGGTCATGACACATTCCCCCCACAAAAccatcacatacatgcttaCAATAAAATTATTAATCCATAAAAATATCATAAGCCATTATGCATATGGGGAAGGTGGGTAAATGAAAGAATctttccacccatcttctccaataaaTCTTCCCAATaaagcaaaccagaatttttatttattttttttttttttaaagataaaaaTCTGCTACACAAAGTATagcaaaacaaaagggaaatcAAGAAAAATAGGTGCACAAAACATAAGGCAACACCACATGCAGCAAGGCTGCCCACGCACGCACGCGGCTGGGAACCCTGCGTGCATGCCGTAGGCGGCCAAGTGCACACGATCATGGGGGGTATGGGCATGGTTTGGGGTGGGGTGCATGCTTCTAGGGGTATGCGCAGGCAACAAGCCCGTGGCCCCTATGTGCGCATGCATCTCAtctcaaaattattttttgtttttaaataaaatagaataaaaatttATGAGCATCACATaataatgaacaaataaaattgaaaacaaccccattgataaagaggctctgatgccactgaagGCATCGCAAGTGCGATAGCAACGGAAACGTAAATATgatcacaatatcgatggagaagtcattcaaataactgaacgaagcagggatcgattattatctaagcctcacaagtgcaagacctccaaccgatgatagcccttttgcgatcgttccacgcaccacgcaagctttgcgttTCCACCACAGTCAAGCTAACTCCTCCACAATTCCAAGAACACAAGAGCTTGGACcacctctaggatcaaacaccgagAGAACAAGGGAGGGAGAGGACTGTttctaggagagagagagagctctgcgGTTTTTGGTTCTTGTGTGTCTCTTGTGATTTTGTGATTccacaaataatatatatttgtctcacaaaatccccaaaattgtTAGCTCATATGGGTATGATATATTGAGTTACCAAaagtgactcaattatctacccatccaatctttctctaaTAGGAAAGATAcgcattgctagaggaatcaaaCATTGGGTTGAATAATCAATATTCACCCaccaagtttccttttctaacaagaTACTACCCCAATTCCTCTCTTTTCGATTCAAGAACCTCTTCTAAATGAGGATCTTGG
The nucleotide sequence above comes from Telopea speciosissima isolate NSW1024214 ecotype Mountain lineage chromosome 3, Tspe_v1, whole genome shotgun sequence. Encoded proteins:
- the LOC122655179 gene encoding uncharacterized protein LOC122655179, whose protein sequence is MSVLDKDELEFPNEENPDSKPVYELFRQKNSKAKLLILSSLEKTIADSVKDLYLTKDMMEELKEMYGRKERHAHHQLVTLLYGTKMAQGTPVIDHVMKLRNLFLDLENLGTSFKLNYKTDVIFH